In Arsenicicoccus sp. oral taxon 190, the following are encoded in one genomic region:
- a CDS encoding FadR/GntR family transcriptional regulator produces MVEATPPSPRPARRDQAGGSLHDTVVDRLGRAIVSGELPAGSVLRSELIEEDYGTSRSVVREAARVLEAMGLIATRRRVGITVQPRSEWQVFDPRIIRWRLDGSEAERADQLRSLNQLRAGIEPVSAGLAAAHATPEQAATMVGSVMEMARWAKAQDLEAYLEADIVFHTTLLQASGNEMLAALDGVVAEVLAGRTHHDLMPVDPNPEAIRLHGDVAQAIQAGDPAGATRAMQEIIDEAAAAVAAVVGS; encoded by the coding sequence ATGGTCGAAGCCACGCCCCCCTCCCCCCGTCCCGCCCGGCGTGACCAGGCCGGGGGCAGCCTGCACGACACCGTGGTGGACCGGCTCGGCCGCGCCATCGTCTCCGGCGAGCTGCCGGCCGGCTCGGTGCTGCGCTCGGAGCTCATCGAGGAGGACTACGGCACCTCGCGGTCCGTGGTGCGGGAGGCGGCCCGGGTGCTGGAGGCGATGGGCCTGATCGCCACCCGGCGCCGGGTCGGCATCACGGTGCAGCCGCGCTCGGAGTGGCAGGTCTTCGACCCCCGGATCATCCGGTGGCGCCTCGACGGCTCCGAGGCCGAGCGCGCGGACCAGCTGCGCTCCCTCAACCAGCTGCGCGCCGGGATCGAGCCGGTCTCGGCCGGCCTCGCCGCCGCCCACGCCACCCCCGAGCAGGCCGCCACCATGGTCGGGTCCGTGATGGAGATGGCCCGGTGGGCCAAGGCCCAGGACCTGGAGGCCTACCTGGAGGCGGACATCGTCTTCCACACGACGCTGCTGCAGGCCTCCGGCAACGAGATGCTCGCGGCCCTCGACGGCGTGGTCGCCGAGGTCCTCGCGGGACGGACCCACCACGACCTGATGCCCGTCGACCCCAACCCGGAGGCGATCCGGCTGCACGGCGACGTGGCGCAGGCCATCCAGGCCGGCGACCCCGCCGGAGCGACGCGCGCCATGCAGGAGATCATCGACGAGGCCGCCGCGGCGGTCGCCGCCGTGGTGGGGTCCTGA
- a CDS encoding gluconokinase, whose translation MSSFGTTSATGRAAAPRVVVMGVTGCGKTTVGAALGQRLRVPFADADDFHPPANIRKMSAGIPLDDDDRAPWLFTLAQWLRDHEETGAVIGCSALKRSYRDILRSGAPDLTFLHLHGDREVVTARVEGRPGHFMPASLVDSQYSTLEALQHDEAGVTIDFALPVDSIVDDYVTAFPEQSLPGDPAVAAAGL comes from the coding sequence ATGAGCTCCTTCGGCACCACCAGCGCCACCGGGCGGGCAGCAGCTCCGCGCGTCGTGGTCATGGGTGTCACCGGGTGCGGCAAGACGACGGTCGGCGCCGCCCTCGGCCAACGGCTGCGGGTCCCCTTCGCGGACGCCGACGACTTCCACCCGCCCGCCAACATCCGCAAGATGTCCGCCGGCATCCCGCTCGACGACGACGACCGGGCCCCCTGGCTCTTCACGCTCGCGCAGTGGCTGCGCGACCACGAGGAGACCGGTGCGGTCATCGGCTGCTCCGCCCTCAAGCGGTCCTACCGCGACATCCTGCGCAGCGGCGCGCCCGACCTGACCTTCCTGCACCTGCACGGCGACCGCGAGGTCGTCACCGCGCGGGTCGAGGGGCGCCCCGGCCACTTCATGCCGGCGAGCCTGGTCGACTCGCAGTACTCCACCCTCGAGGCGCTGCAGCACGACGAGGCGGGCGTGACCATCGACTTCGCCCTGCCCGTCGACAGCATCGTCGACGACTACGTCACCGCCTTCCCCGAGCAGTCCCTGCCCGGCGACCCGGCCGTCGCGGCGGCCGGCCTCTAG
- a CDS encoding GntP family permease: MITSLLSLASAGDAAAAIPAARLIPAALLGMALIVLLITRFKMHPFLGLTIGSLTVAAIAGLNMNTAVESFTKGFGSTAASVGTLIALGAIFGKLMADSGAADEIVDTIVGKASPAALPWAMAGVGALIGLPMFFEIGLVLLMPVIYLVARRSGQSLIRIGIPTLAGLSVMHGFVPPHPGPLAAIGVLKADLGVTLALGVLLAIPALIIAGPVFGTIAGRWVDVPAPDLFEGREDTTGRRPAFGITLFTVLLPVVLMMGKALADILISDKKNLLRTSLDFLGTPLIALLIAALVAMWTFSRGAGWTRAELTKSIESSLPPIAGIILIVAAGGGFKQVLVDTGIGKLMADWMASSGLSVLLLAWLVAVVIRLATGSATVATVTTSGIVAPLVAGMSTGETSLLVLAIGSGSLFFSHVNDAGFWLVKEYFGLKVSETIKTWSIMETIISVVGLLSVLVASLFV; this comes from the coding sequence ATGATCACCTCCCTGCTCTCGCTGGCCTCGGCCGGTGACGCGGCCGCCGCGATCCCCGCGGCTCGGCTCATCCCGGCCGCGCTCCTCGGCATGGCACTCATCGTGCTGCTGATCACCAGGTTCAAGATGCACCCCTTCCTGGGCCTGACCATCGGCTCGCTCACCGTGGCCGCCATCGCCGGGCTCAACATGAACACCGCGGTCGAGTCCTTCACCAAGGGCTTCGGCTCGACCGCCGCCAGCGTCGGCACGCTGATCGCCCTCGGCGCGATCTTCGGCAAGCTGATGGCCGACTCGGGGGCCGCCGACGAGATCGTCGACACCATCGTCGGCAAGGCGTCCCCGGCCGCGCTGCCGTGGGCGATGGCCGGCGTCGGTGCCCTCATCGGTCTGCCGATGTTCTTCGAGATCGGCCTGGTCCTGCTGATGCCGGTGATCTACCTGGTGGCTCGCCGCTCCGGTCAGTCGCTCATCCGCATCGGCATCCCGACCCTGGCCGGCCTGTCCGTCATGCACGGCTTCGTGCCCCCGCACCCCGGCCCGCTGGCGGCCATCGGCGTCCTCAAGGCCGACCTCGGCGTCACGCTGGCCCTCGGTGTCCTGCTGGCCATCCCCGCGCTGATCATCGCCGGTCCCGTCTTCGGCACCATCGCCGGTCGCTGGGTCGACGTGCCCGCCCCCGACCTGTTCGAGGGTCGCGAGGACACCACCGGCCGCCGCCCGGCCTTCGGGATCACGCTGTTCACCGTGCTGCTGCCCGTCGTCCTGATGATGGGCAAGGCGCTCGCCGACATCCTCATCAGCGACAAGAAGAACCTCCTGCGCACCAGCCTGGACTTCCTCGGCACCCCGCTCATCGCGTTGCTGATCGCCGCCCTCGTCGCCATGTGGACCTTCTCCCGCGGTGCCGGCTGGACCCGCGCCGAGCTGACCAAGAGCATCGAGTCCTCGCTGCCCCCCATCGCGGGCATCATCCTGATCGTCGCCGCCGGTGGTGGCTTCAAGCAGGTCCTGGTCGACACCGGCATCGGCAAGCTCATGGCCGACTGGATGGCCAGCTCGGGCCTGTCCGTGCTGCTGCTCGCCTGGCTCGTCGCCGTGGTCATCCGCCTCGCCACCGGCTCCGCGACCGTCGCCACGGTCACCACGTCGGGCATCGTCGCGCCGCTGGTGGCCGGCATGAGCACGGGGGAGACCTCGCTGCTCGTCCTGGCGATCGGGTCCGGCTCCCTGTTCTTCTCCCACGTCAACGACGCCGGCTTCTGGCTCGTCAAGGAGTACTTCGGCCTCAAGGTCTCCGAGACCATCAAGACCTGGTCGATCATGGAGACGATCATCTCCGTCGTCGGTCTGCTCTCGGTCCTGGTCGCCTCGCTGTTCGTCTGA
- a CDS encoding AAA family ATPase, translated as MTPRRPTARSWHDVRLPVRRIEARTAGEVPQRRDDAWPFAIPAVAQLLREGLDLGPATVLVGENGAGKSTLVEGIAMAYGLNAEGGSTGAQHVTRVSESPLHEHLQVVRHAGSATRWGFFLRAETMHSFYTYVDGMFGEDFHARSHGEGFRDLFTGHRFTERFGLYVFDEPESALSFTSQLHLLGTLRELMERGDSQVLMATHSPVLAALPGATLLQLDDEGYRPAAWEDLDLVDHYRRFLDNPERYLRHLR; from the coding sequence ATGACGCCCCGCCGCCCGACAGCCCGGTCCTGGCACGACGTCCGGCTGCCCGTGCGACGCATCGAGGCGCGGACGGCCGGCGAGGTGCCGCAGCGCCGCGACGACGCCTGGCCGTTCGCCATACCGGCTGTGGCGCAGCTGCTGCGGGAGGGGCTGGACCTCGGGCCGGCCACCGTGCTGGTGGGGGAGAACGGCGCCGGCAAGTCGACCCTGGTCGAGGGGATCGCGATGGCCTACGGCCTCAACGCCGAGGGCGGCTCGACCGGGGCGCAGCACGTCACGCGCGTGAGCGAGTCGCCGCTGCACGAGCACCTGCAGGTGGTGCGGCACGCGGGGTCGGCGACCCGGTGGGGCTTCTTCCTGCGGGCCGAGACGATGCACTCCTTCTACACCTACGTCGACGGGATGTTCGGCGAGGACTTCCACGCGCGCTCGCACGGCGAGGGCTTCCGGGACCTGTTCACGGGCCACCGGTTCACCGAGAGGTTCGGCCTCTACGTGTTCGACGAGCCGGAGTCGGCGCTGTCCTTCACGAGCCAGCTGCACCTGCTCGGGACGCTGCGGGAGCTGATGGAGCGCGGCGACAGCCAGGTGCTCATGGCGACCCACTCGCCGGTGCTGGCGGCCCTGCCCGGCGCGACCCTCCTGCAGCTTGACGACGAGGGCTACCGCCCGGCCGCGTGGGAGGACCTGGACCTCGTCGACCACTACCGCCGGTTCCTGGACAACCCCGAGCGCTACCTGCGGCACCTGCGCTGA